One genomic segment of Chloroflexota bacterium includes these proteins:
- the recN gene encoding DNA repair protein RecN, with protein sequence MLEELSISNFAIIDNLQLTFAPGFNVLTGETGAGKSIIIDAVSMLLGGRADSTFIRSGTEGARIEGVFRLPEAVRREIGPLLSEGGLEGEDDTLILAREIKASGRNICRVNNRPVTLSFLEQIGQRLVDIHGQSEHLSLLRVRNHLIFLDRYAGLEEQRAELATVVQALRAVREELHGLIRDERELARRVDLLEFQVKEIESARLDPNEEEEIARERNLLVNAEKLAGLCADAYRRLNEGEEEQLSIIDNLAEVIRDIGALEKLDPTRASYRATAEEALYQLEELARSLRDYQESIEFDPHRLRQLEERLDLLYNLKRKYGDSVAEVIAYGQRARAELEAITHHEERIAELREKETHLLNQIAVLGQALSKARREAAAELEAAVERELGDLNMARAQFKVSIEWVEAPDGVAIGGKTYRFDATGLDHVEFLISPNVGEPPKPLVKIASGGETSRLMLAMKTVLCRADQVPTLIFDEIDQGIGGRTGSVVGRKLWNLTEGHQVFCVTHLPQLAAYGDVHFRIYKQVVGERTVTLVDILDDEARISELGAMLGGPDSEATRRSAAELYEEGKRFRPQRASVHQE encoded by the coding sequence TTGCTCGAGGAGTTGAGCATCTCGAATTTCGCGATCATTGACAACTTGCAACTGACTTTTGCGCCCGGATTTAATGTGCTCACGGGTGAAACCGGTGCAGGTAAGTCTATCATCATTGATGCCGTTAGCATGCTGCTCGGCGGGCGGGCGGACTCCACTTTCATCCGTTCTGGCACCGAGGGTGCGCGCATAGAGGGCGTCTTTCGCTTGCCTGAGGCCGTGCGCCGCGAGATCGGCCCATTGTTGAGCGAGGGGGGGCTGGAAGGCGAGGATGATACGCTCATTCTGGCCCGCGAGATCAAGGCCAGTGGGCGCAACATCTGCCGCGTGAACAACCGCCCTGTTACATTATCCTTCCTGGAGCAGATTGGCCAAAGATTGGTGGACATCCATGGTCAGAGTGAGCACCTATCGCTCCTGCGTGTGCGGAATCACCTCATCTTCCTGGACCGCTATGCGGGGTTGGAGGAGCAACGCGCCGAATTGGCAACGGTCGTCCAAGCCCTGCGCGCCGTGCGCGAGGAATTGCATGGCCTCATCCGAGACGAGCGAGAATTGGCCCGACGCGTGGACCTCTTGGAGTTCCAAGTCAAAGAGATTGAGTCTGCACGCCTGGACCCGAACGAGGAGGAAGAGATCGCCCGTGAGCGCAACCTCCTAGTGAACGCAGAGAAACTGGCCGGCCTGTGCGCGGATGCCTATCGCCGATTGAATGAAGGCGAAGAGGAGCAGCTCTCCATCATAGACAATTTGGCAGAGGTGATTCGTGATATTGGTGCACTGGAGAAGTTAGACCCAACGAGAGCTTCCTATCGCGCTACAGCCGAGGAAGCGCTGTACCAACTGGAAGAATTGGCCCGCTCCCTGCGGGATTACCAAGAGAGCATTGAGTTCGACCCGCATCGTTTGCGCCAGTTAGAAGAACGGCTCGACCTGCTTTATAACCTCAAGCGCAAATACGGCGACTCTGTGGCGGAGGTCATTGCCTATGGTCAGCGCGCCCGGGCGGAACTCGAGGCCATTACCCATCACGAGGAACGCATTGCGGAACTGCGGGAGAAAGAGACCCATTTGCTCAACCAGATCGCAGTGTTGGGCCAGGCACTCTCCAAGGCTCGTCGTGAAGCCGCCGCCGAACTGGAGGCCGCGGTGGAGCGCGAATTGGGTGATTTGAATATGGCCCGCGCACAGTTCAAAGTTTCCATCGAGTGGGTGGAGGCACCTGATGGAGTGGCCATAGGAGGGAAGACCTATCGCTTCGACGCCACAGGTCTGGACCACGTGGAATTTCTCATCTCTCCGAATGTTGGCGAGCCACCCAAACCGCTGGTCAAGATCGCATCGGGTGGTGAGACTTCGCGTCTGATGTTAGCGATGAAAACTGTGCTTTGCCGTGCCGACCAAGTGCCCACTCTCATCTTCGATGAGATTGATCAGGGCATTGGGGGGCGAACGGGCTCCGTTGTGGGTCGCAAACTCTGGAATCTGACGGAGGGTCATCAAGTGTTCTGTGTTACCCACCTGCCTCAACTGGCTGCTTATGGCGATGTCCACTTCCGGATCTATAAACAAGTCGTCGGCGAGCGCACCGTTACCCTTGTGGATATATTGGACGACGAGGCCCGTATCTCGGAATTGGGTGCCATGCTTGGCGGCCCGGATAGCGAGGCCACTCGCCGCAGTGCTGCTGAACTATACGAAGAGGGAAAGCGCTTTCGCCCTCAGCGAGCCAGCGTTCACCAGGAGTAG
- a CDS encoding NUDIX hydrolase has translation MAHIDEREIAALSAKYGQPWREHHYLDVAAETLAYWKERTREHRGEVVFFLLRKSDKVLLHRKDFYPLGIYRVPSGGIRHGESILSALHREATEETGLLVTVQRFLALVTYDFLCQGDRLPFVSYLFVVASSEQAVSAQDKGERITEYREVPLADLTAIAEQLESLSGRWRDWGRFRAVAHRVAARHWPEEEREGSA, from the coding sequence GTGGCACACATTGATGAGCGCGAGATAGCAGCGCTGTCCGCAAAGTACGGTCAGCCCTGGCGGGAACATCATTACTTGGACGTCGCGGCCGAGACGCTGGCATATTGGAAGGAAAGGACCCGGGAACACCGCGGCGAAGTGGTCTTCTTTCTCTTGAGAAAAAGCGATAAAGTGCTCCTGCATCGCAAAGACTTCTACCCGCTGGGCATCTACCGCGTCCCCAGTGGCGGGATTCGGCATGGCGAATCTATACTATCCGCCCTGCACCGCGAAGCAACGGAGGAAACAGGCTTACTTGTAACGGTGCAACGCTTTTTGGCTTTGGTAACCTATGATTTCCTGTGTCAAGGAGACAGGTTGCCCTTCGTCTCCTATCTTTTCGTTGTGGCCTCGTCGGAGCAAGCCGTGTCGGCACAAGACAAAGGAGAGCGCATCACCGAGTATCGAGAGGTACCGCTCGCGGATCTTACTGCGATAGCGGAGCAACTGGAATCATTGTCTGGTCGCTGGCGAGATTGGGGCCGCTTTCGGGCGGTTGCGCACCGTGTAGCAGCAAGACATTGGCCCGAAGAGGAACGGGAAGGATCAGCCTGA
- the mnmG gene encoding tRNA uridine-5-carboxymethylaminomethyl(34) synthesis enzyme MnmG has protein sequence MGGEYDVIVVGAGHAGCEAALASARMGCRTLLLTMNLDLIAQMPCNPSIGGPGKGHLVREIDALGGEMGRAIDRTFIQIRLLNVSKGPAVRALRAQADKRLYSLNMKHTLENTPNLDLKQDLVEKLTVQGDYVTGVITRAGETYRARAVVLTTGTFLRGRILSGEVAFPAGRAGEFPAVGLSASLEELGFTLGRLQTNTPPRIDARTIDFSQTTPQVGSDEPLYFSFEHVALAARGETVPTVPFPPPNPIYPQPHRTSWRPQLPCYLVYTNEETHRIVRENLSRSPIASGFIAGAGPRYCPSIEEKIVRFPDKTSHQLFLEPEGFATTEVYVQGMFTSLPEDVQREMLHSIPALRDARITRAGYAIEYDYVPSGQLKASLETKHVGGLFHAGQINGTSGYEEAAAQGLIAGINAARYLQGREPLILRRDQAYIGVMIDDLVTRDIDEPYRIMTSRAEHRLLLRQDNADLRLTPIGYQVGLVPQERYQAVQARQEAVKRELTRLANTWLNPSPEDVTRLLELGLQAPDKAVNALQYLRQPDADYEVIRALSPGEGLPADVIEEVIIEAKYAGYIERQQHEVERMRRLEEWRIPEDFDYTEIVGLRNEAREKLNRFRPATVGQASRIQGVNPADISVLLVHLKRRGGAAAKTT, from the coding sequence CTGGGTGGCGAATACGATGTCATCGTGGTGGGAGCAGGTCACGCCGGATGCGAGGCGGCATTGGCATCCGCGAGGATGGGCTGCCGCACACTGCTTCTGACCATGAACCTAGACTTGATCGCCCAGATGCCGTGCAACCCGAGCATCGGTGGGCCCGGCAAGGGGCATTTGGTGCGAGAGATTGATGCCTTAGGCGGTGAGATGGGCCGGGCCATAGACCGCACCTTCATCCAAATCCGCCTGCTGAACGTTTCTAAGGGTCCGGCGGTGCGCGCCCTCCGCGCCCAGGCTGACAAGCGCCTCTATTCGCTCAACATGAAGCATACGTTAGAGAATACGCCCAACCTGGACCTAAAGCAGGATCTGGTGGAGAAACTCACGGTACAGGGAGACTATGTAACAGGGGTCATCACCCGAGCTGGCGAGACTTACCGAGCCCGAGCGGTGGTGTTGACCACGGGTACTTTCTTGCGCGGTCGTATCCTGAGTGGCGAAGTCGCCTTCCCTGCTGGCCGGGCAGGAGAATTCCCGGCGGTGGGCCTTTCGGCGTCACTGGAGGAACTCGGTTTCACCCTAGGTCGCCTCCAGACGAATACGCCACCCCGCATAGATGCCCGCACTATAGACTTCTCCCAGACTACCCCCCAGGTAGGGAGCGATGAGCCACTCTACTTCAGTTTCGAGCATGTGGCTTTGGCCGCGCGTGGCGAAACGGTGCCCACTGTGCCGTTCCCTCCGCCAAATCCAATTTACCCACAACCACATCGCACGTCCTGGCGCCCCCAACTCCCCTGTTACCTCGTCTATACCAATGAAGAAACCCACCGCATTGTGCGCGAAAACCTCTCGCGTTCGCCCATTGCCTCGGGTTTCATTGCCGGCGCTGGGCCACGATATTGCCCCTCCATCGAGGAGAAGATCGTCCGCTTCCCAGACAAAACGTCGCATCAACTTTTTCTGGAGCCGGAGGGCTTTGCCACTACCGAGGTTTACGTACAGGGAATGTTCACCAGCCTGCCCGAGGATGTGCAGCGGGAGATGCTACATTCGATTCCTGCCTTGCGCGACGCCCGTATCACTCGCGCAGGTTATGCAATCGAGTACGACTATGTTCCTTCCGGCCAGTTGAAGGCCAGCCTAGAGACCAAGCATGTTGGGGGGCTTTTCCACGCTGGACAGATCAATGGGACCTCAGGCTATGAAGAAGCAGCGGCGCAGGGGCTGATCGCGGGGATCAATGCCGCCCGCTACCTCCAAGGGCGTGAGCCCCTCATCCTGCGCCGTGACCAGGCTTACATCGGGGTGATGATTGACGACCTGGTAACCCGAGACATTGACGAGCCCTACCGTATCATGACCAGTCGCGCCGAGCATCGTTTGTTACTGCGCCAGGATAACGCCGATCTACGCCTGACACCGATCGGATATCAAGTGGGATTGGTGCCCCAAGAGCGCTACCAAGCAGTGCAGGCTCGTCAAGAGGCTGTGAAACGCGAGTTGACCCGCCTGGCAAATACCTGGCTCAATCCATCGCCTGAGGACGTAACCCGACTCCTCGAATTGGGCCTGCAGGCACCGGACAAAGCGGTCAATGCGCTGCAATACCTTCGCCAACCGGATGCAGACTACGAGGTTATCCGTGCCCTGAGCCCGGGCGAGGGCCTGCCTGCTGACGTGATAGAGGAGGTAATCATCGAGGCGAAGTACGCTGGATACATCGAGCGACAACAACACGAAGTGGAGCGGATGCGCAGGCTGGAGGAATGGCGCATCCCAGAGGATTTTGATTACACGGAGATAGTGGGCTTACGCAACGAGGCGCGGGAGAAACTGAACCGCTTTCGGCCAGCAACCGTGGGCCAGGCATCCCGTATTCAGGGTGTCAATCCAGCAGATATCTCGGTGCTATTGGTGCACCTGAAAAGGCGAGGGGGCGCGGCCGCTAAGACTACCTAG
- a CDS encoding sigma-70 family RNA polymerase sigma factor, producing MSSSDEQSLLERVRQYDETAIAEIYDRYSSRIYNYILHRLGDAALAEDLTATVFVHMLKAIRTSTAWRVSFSGWLYRIAHNLVVDHYRSRPQGEELTLDERLIASESDPAHSIDQSLAMQQLRWALGYLTEDQSQVIVLKFIEGLSNAEVAYILGKSEGAVKSLQFRALAALRRLMSTDEIAG from the coding sequence ATGAGTTCGAGCGATGAGCAGTCATTGCTCGAGAGGGTGCGTCAGTACGACGAAACAGCCATCGCGGAGATCTACGACCGCTACTCGTCGAGAATCTACAACTACATATTGCATCGTCTCGGCGATGCTGCCTTGGCTGAAGACTTGACCGCCACAGTCTTCGTACACATGTTGAAAGCCATACGCACCTCCACGGCGTGGCGTGTGTCTTTCTCAGGCTGGTTATATCGCATTGCTCATAATCTGGTAGTAGATCACTACCGCAGCCGCCCCCAAGGAGAAGAACTGACTCTGGATGAGCGGTTGATCGCGTCAGAAAGTGACCCCGCCCACTCGATTGACCAAAGTTTGGCCATGCAGCAGTTACGGTGGGCGTTGGGCTACCTGACTGAAGATCAAAGCCAGGTGATAGTACTCAAATTCATAGAGGGGTTAAGTAATGCCGAGGTGGCATACATCCTCGGCAAATCCGAGGGAGCAGTGAAGTCCCTTCAGTTCCGGGCATTAGCAGCCCTCCGGCGTCTGATGAGCACGGACGAGATAGCGGGATGA
- a CDS encoding phosphatase PAP2 family protein: MDALIPWGLEIIRAFQSMGNSTVDAFFKAVTFLGDEKFYLLVLPLLYWSINKGIGVRLGFLYLYSSYISTVLKNVFAIARPSPSVVEVKVEAEGYAFPSGHAQTTATVWGYLATQFRRRWFWLVTALAIVLVGLSRIYLGVHYPQDVIGGIAIAILLIVAYNWGVQAYSARIAAWPLIAKLTLVTVLPILLFILRPEKDSAAAMGAGWGLGIGIVLDAEYLRFRSDGAVGKRVIRFLAGMVVTLLIYFGLSAVLGSALYLRALRYGLIGLWVSFGAPWFFIRLGLANTL, encoded by the coding sequence ATGGATGCCCTAATCCCCTGGGGTCTGGAGATTATCCGAGCCTTTCAGTCTATGGGTAATAGCACCGTAGATGCTTTCTTCAAAGCGGTGACTTTTCTTGGTGACGAGAAATTCTATCTGCTTGTACTACCGCTGCTGTACTGGTCTATCAACAAGGGCATCGGCGTGCGCCTGGGGTTCCTTTACCTTTATTCGAGTTATATCAGCACCGTGCTCAAAAACGTCTTCGCGATAGCCCGCCCCAGCCCTTCGGTAGTGGAGGTCAAGGTCGAGGCCGAGGGCTACGCTTTCCCTAGTGGCCACGCCCAGACTACCGCGACCGTTTGGGGCTACTTGGCGACGCAATTTCGCCGCAGGTGGTTCTGGCTCGTTACAGCACTGGCTATTGTACTCGTTGGCTTGTCTCGCATCTACCTCGGCGTTCACTACCCGCAAGATGTGATCGGTGGCATAGCGATCGCAATTCTGCTTATCGTGGCCTACAATTGGGGTGTTCAAGCGTACAGTGCACGTATCGCTGCGTGGCCATTGATTGCCAAATTAACGCTGGTCACCGTGTTGCCTATTCTGCTATTCATCCTCCGCCCAGAGAAAGATTCAGCGGCGGCGATGGGGGCAGGCTGGGGTCTGGGTATAGGCATAGTGCTAGACGCGGAGTATTTGCGTTTCCGTTCGGATGGGGCGGTAGGCAAGCGGGTCATCCGCTTTCTGGCGGGTATGGTGGTCACGCTGTTGATCTATTTTGGCCTGAGCGCTGTACTAGGCAGTGCTCTCTATTTGCGTGCCCTCCGCTATGGGCTCATTGGCCTCTGGGTTAGTTTTGGTGCGCCATGGTTCTTTATCCGACTCGGTCTAGCGAATACCTTGTGA
- a CDS encoding CapA family protein → MKQRHWSIGQIAIVAVVALLAAGLWGVFGQANSVSLPPRPTMTKPPPQFTPMPLPTSTPLFLTSNPMPPLTLDDVFPPRDLSAWPLDPARLRTLIATGDVIPARYTDAIIRSRGDDFLYPVSATSEILSAGDLTIINLEAPLIASCPYHTSGFVFCGRPGFTVALQAAGVDVATLENNHIGNYGHSGISETTEHLRAAGIAWVDRNTPAVVNVRGLRFGLLAFNGIGERIDREAMTTEIQTLRPQVDVLVVAFHWGAEYVSLPQSTPGIADDDPVEIAHLAVDAGADLIIGNHPHWVQAVELHKGKLIVYAHGNFIFDQMWSYETRVGVIGRYTFYDHVLVRAEFIPVLIENYAQPVPLVGEEAQAVLDKMKAASGELAQRVTSHP, encoded by the coding sequence GTGAAGCAGAGGCACTGGAGCATAGGCCAAATCGCGATAGTAGCAGTAGTAGCCCTGCTGGCAGCAGGCCTGTGGGGCGTGTTTGGCCAAGCAAACAGCGTATCACTGCCACCGCGACCCACTATGACCAAACCTCCACCGCAGTTCACGCCCATGCCTTTGCCGACATCCACGCCACTCTTCCTCACCTCCAACCCAATGCCTCCTCTAACCCTCGACGATGTTTTCCCACCCCGCGACCTCTCCGCTTGGCCCTTGGACCCTGCGCGGCTGCGCACCCTCATTGCTACTGGCGACGTGATCCCTGCCCGCTACACAGATGCCATCATCCGCTCCCGAGGGGACGATTTCCTTTACCCGGTGTCTGCCACGAGTGAAATCCTATCAGCCGGTGATCTGACCATAATCAATTTGGAAGCCCCCCTCATAGCGAGCTGTCCTTATCATACCTCTGGGTTCGTCTTCTGTGGGCGTCCCGGCTTCACGGTTGCGCTTCAAGCCGCCGGAGTAGACGTAGCCACACTGGAGAACAACCACATCGGCAACTACGGACATTCGGGCATTTCGGAAACCACGGAACATTTGCGGGCCGCGGGAATCGCCTGGGTGGATCGAAACACGCCCGCTGTGGTGAACGTGAGGGGCCTTCGTTTTGGCCTTCTGGCTTTCAATGGAATCGGGGAGCGCATAGACCGTGAGGCCATGACCACCGAGATCCAAACGCTGCGGCCTCAGGTGGATGTCTTGGTGGTGGCCTTCCACTGGGGCGCTGAATACGTCTCACTGCCCCAGTCCACACCGGGCATCGCCGACGATGACCCGGTCGAGATCGCCCACCTGGCCGTAGATGCCGGCGCCGATCTCATCATCGGTAATCATCCCCACTGGGTACAGGCTGTGGAACTGCATAAAGGGAAACTCATCGTCTATGCTCACGGGAACTTCATCTTCGACCAGATGTGGAGCTACGAGACCAGGGTGGGTGTGATTGGTCGCTATACCTTTTACGATCATGTCTTGGTGAGAGCAGAATTTATCCCCGTATTGATTGAGAACTATGCCCAACCAGTACCCTTGGTCGGAGAGGAGGCCCAGGCAGTCCTGGATAAGATGAAAGCGGCCAGCGGGGAACTGGCGCAGAGGGTAACCTCACATCCATAG
- a CDS encoding cold-shock protein, with amino-acid sequence MAERTVGTVKWFSRVKGYGFIQPENGTEDVFVHYSAIAGEGFRNLEQGERVEFTIEDSPKGPQAANVVKLG; translated from the coding sequence ATGGCAGAGCGAACCGTTGGCACTGTCAAATGGTTCAGCCGCGTGAAGGGCTACGGATTCATCCAGCCCGAGAACGGGACGGAGGACGTGTTCGTCCATTACTCGGCCATCGCTGGAGAAGGATTCCGCAACCTCGAACAAGGTGAGCGAGTAGAGTTCACCATCGAGGATAGCCCGAAGGGCCCACAGGCCGCGAATGTGGTCAAATTGGGCTAG
- a CDS encoding M20/M25/M40 family metallo-hydrolase, translated as MINVDRMVGTFLELVQIDSPSGEEEVISRHLVSSLASLGLAVQRDAMNNVIARLPGVGKPILVNAHMDTVTPGRGVKPLIRDGVVYSDGTTVLGADDKGGLAVAIEVLRVILENKLDHHPVEIAFTVAEETGLNGAKSLDLQQFAACIGVGLDAGGGPGTIIVSAPSHDRIYATIIGKAAHAGAHPEEGINAIRVAAEAIAAMPLGRIDTETTANVGVIHGGQATNIVPERVEIQAEARSRDEDKLKAQTQSMMSALKEAARRHNAKVDLQVEREYCAYTLAEQDEIIQRLSAACRQVGVEPLLLPSGGGSDANIFNAAGIQVANIGLGMTQEHTTAECIAIADMVACARILLACLTAP; from the coding sequence ATGATCAACGTTGACCGCATGGTCGGCACGTTTCTGGAGTTAGTGCAAATAGATAGCCCCAGTGGTGAGGAGGAGGTCATCAGCCGACATCTGGTCTCATCGCTGGCCAGCCTGGGTTTGGCCGTGCAGCGAGATGCAATGAACAATGTGATCGCCCGGTTACCAGGTGTGGGCAAACCGATTCTGGTCAATGCCCACATGGATACTGTTACGCCAGGACGTGGCGTGAAGCCTCTCATCCGAGATGGCGTGGTGTACAGTGATGGCACCACCGTTTTGGGTGCCGACGACAAAGGGGGCCTGGCTGTGGCCATTGAAGTCCTCCGTGTGATCTTGGAGAACAAGTTGGACCACCACCCTGTGGAGATCGCGTTTACGGTCGCAGAGGAAACGGGGCTAAACGGTGCGAAGAGTTTAGACCTGCAGCAGTTTGCCGCCTGCATTGGAGTGGGCCTGGATGCAGGGGGTGGACCGGGCACCATCATCGTTTCGGCACCTTCTCATGATAGGATATACGCCACTATCATCGGCAAGGCTGCCCATGCCGGAGCACACCCTGAGGAAGGCATCAACGCCATCCGTGTGGCGGCCGAGGCCATTGCTGCTATGCCCTTGGGTCGCATAGACACGGAAACCACGGCAAATGTGGGTGTCATCCATGGGGGCCAGGCAACCAATATCGTGCCGGAGCGGGTGGAGATCCAAGCCGAAGCCCGCAGCCGCGATGAGGATAAACTCAAGGCCCAGACGCAGAGCATGATGTCGGCGCTGAAAGAGGCGGCACGACGTCATAATGCCAAAGTAGACCTTCAAGTTGAGCGAGAATATTGCGCTTATACCCTCGCTGAGCAAGATGAGATTATCCAACGGCTTTCTGCTGCCTGCCGTCAAGTTGGCGTTGAGCCGTTGCTTCTGCCCAGCGGTGGGGGAAGTGATGCCAACATCTTCAACGCGGCGGGCATCCAGGTCGCCAACATCGGCTTGGGTATGACCCAAGAGCATACCACTGCCGAATGCATTGCCATCGCTGACATGGTGGCGTGTGCCCGGATTTTATTGGCTTGTCTGACGGCGCCCTAA
- a CDS encoding HIT family protein, protein MDCVFCAIVAGQAPAAIIYQDEHTMAFMDINPVAEGHALVIPKVHVQDIYEIDVQTAAAVMHTVVKVARAIGMTLRPDGINLFQANGRAANQSVLHFHVHVIPRRWDDGIRPPWRLKPGDWNAITQTAAAIRTQLISNECSRPGGAYDQR, encoded by the coding sequence GTGGATTGCGTGTTTTGTGCCATTGTCGCGGGTCAGGCCCCGGCTGCGATTATCTACCAGGATGAGCACACGATGGCCTTTATGGACATCAATCCCGTTGCCGAGGGTCATGCCTTAGTGATCCCCAAGGTCCATGTCCAGGACATCTATGAGATAGATGTGCAGACCGCGGCAGCGGTTATGCACACTGTGGTGAAGGTGGCCCGGGCTATCGGAATGACCCTGAGGCCGGATGGCATTAACCTTTTTCAGGCCAATGGGCGGGCTGCTAATCAATCTGTTCTTCATTTCCATGTGCATGTTATCCCCCGGCGCTGGGATGACGGCATCCGCCCACCCTGGCGCCTGAAACCCGGTGATTGGAATGCGATCACGCAAACAGCCGCTGCCATCCGTACCCAACTTATCTCTAATGAATGTTCCCGCCCGGGAGGTGCCTATGATCAACGTTGA
- a CDS encoding TVP38/TMEM64 family protein yields the protein MDQKRAWTVILAGIILAALIVPFALWGRQFPVLFRDPEPLRLLLSRYRPYSPLVLIALQVAQILLAPLPGQILGLTSGYFFGPLWGTLYSTIGNTLGSLLAFLLARILGRPLVERLVNPDILSRIDEGARERGLAFFFLVFLLPFLPDDVACYAAGLTSLPLPSLVLASLVGRLPGLAVSNLIGAGMGGFSTAQWAVIGVGSAVGAILFWQYQQRIEEAMFRLLSRRGRGSNCAQGDF from the coding sequence ATGGATCAAAAAAGGGCGTGGACTGTCATCCTGGCAGGCATCATCCTCGCGGCGCTGATCGTGCCGTTTGCTCTTTGGGGCAGGCAATTCCCGGTTCTGTTCCGCGATCCTGAACCACTCCGTCTCCTTCTGTCCAGGTACCGCCCTTACTCGCCGTTGGTGCTCATCGCCTTGCAGGTGGCCCAAATACTCCTGGCTCCCCTCCCCGGCCAGATACTAGGCTTGACCAGTGGCTACTTTTTTGGCCCGCTCTGGGGGACGCTTTACAGCACCATCGGCAACACGCTGGGATCACTTTTGGCTTTTCTCCTAGCCCGAATCCTCGGTCGCCCACTGGTAGAACGGTTGGTGAACCCTGACATTTTGTCGCGGATAGATGAGGGGGCGCGGGAACGCGGACTGGCTTTCTTCTTTCTGGTATTCCTCCTGCCCTTCCTGCCCGACGACGTGGCTTGCTATGCGGCGGGGCTCACTTCGCTGCCCCTACCCAGCCTGGTATTGGCATCGCTCGTGGGACGATTGCCAGGGTTAGCAGTGTCGAACTTGATTGGCGCTGGGATGGGAGGATTTTCGACGGCGCAGTGGGCGGTAATAGGGGTGGGGAGCGCGGTGGGAGCAATACTATTCTGGCAATACCAGCAGCGCATCGAGGAAGCGATGTTCCGGCTATTATCGAGAAGGGGACGGGGCTCCAACTGCGCCCAGGGTGATTTTTGA
- a CDS encoding class I SAM-dependent methyltransferase: MTIYDRYAEVYDRSGQIAFSLKMIPYLDALLARHNFTGHTVLDLACGTGTVALAFARRGLKVYGVDASEKMLAQAQSKMRDTGLHIILSQQDMRSFALPQPVDLVTCLYDSLNYLLSFDDLLATFGRVSATMLPGALFLFDMNTEHTLREVWDNNVFYINDDDLSIILRSTYDEAARQSHVQVIGFIRVGDKYERFEEWHTEVAYSEEEVERALREQGLEVEAKYECFTFDPPPGETSKRIMWVARK; encoded by the coding sequence ATGACCATCTACGATCGTTACGCAGAGGTCTATGACCGTTCCGGGCAGATCGCCTTCAGCCTGAAGATGATCCCGTACTTGGACGCGCTCCTGGCCCGCCACAATTTCACAGGCCACACCGTCCTCGACTTGGCCTGTGGGACCGGCACCGTGGCGTTGGCTTTCGCCCGGCGCGGGTTAAAGGTGTATGGTGTGGATGCCTCGGAGAAGATGTTGGCTCAAGCACAATCCAAGATGCGTGACACGGGCCTCCACATCATCCTCAGCCAGCAAGATATGCGCTCCTTCGCCTTGCCACAGCCAGTTGACCTTGTCACGTGTCTATACGATAGTCTGAATTATTTGCTCAGTTTTGACGACCTGCTGGCTACGTTCGGCCGGGTGTCGGCAACGATGCTCCCCGGAGCCCTTTTCCTCTTCGATATGAACACCGAGCACACCTTGCGCGAGGTGTGGGACAACAATGTCTTCTACATCAATGACGATGACCTCTCCATCATCCTGCGTAGCACCTACGATGAGGCCGCCCGCCAATCCCACGTCCAGGTAATCGGCTTCATCAGGGTGGGCGACAAATACGAGCGTTTCGAAGAGTGGCACACCGAGGTGGCTTACTCCGAAGAGGAAGTCGAAAGGGCGTTGCGCGAGCAGGGCCTGGAAGTGGAAGCGAAGTACGAATGCTTCACCTTCGACCCGCCGCCAGGCGAAACTTCCAAGCGCATTATGTGGGTGGCGCGAAAATAA